In Pseudomonas fakonensis, one DNA window encodes the following:
- a CDS encoding contractile injection system tape measure protein: MAVEHLIGQCRWQSRLDQQEGAVAVQDRLSHWSRDVLPAVLDEVLDACCPAQRTLRIDRLELQLGEIALEALEQELPRRLGQALGQALAERRHGPDDAEAGQQWLAPVEVLGERLGWFLRHGSLPWSARSSFAVGAGFDDMLACAADTLAQLLRDLGRSEPVRRRIVWQLGEARVRAIVQLLEPVHGEVVCQHAEQLFEVQARRQLLASGERGFRDQVWQDILAWLLVDRGSLFNTTSFVRDLLWRTAQRHGLAAQVLLEQLYLAVQALRPLGFVQPTFFTAIVTLHRQQPRDAEPVVRARSSPWHTWQAMLQHGQGQARQDGRSLRYGDLFEALARQDAERMTALLYRFGTAASVREGLLRHLQAPGLAVLAQLLAPRDHLFILAHVAHAEQGARLRQWDARAVWQLLLAYLLLARGSRFDRRQLVRDTLQALARQFGCGLQVLLAQLVDSLVLSHLDPQRFELLGLLRQLQGELPVQHRYEAGLLAYLRGARAGIPATTAWQSHLALLLTGVDTTARQGLRELLASPALAQVSDRLLSERLMAVVGAAGWPRLVALIEPAALGPCRGILGELGDGQRRGYLPSLAGFDLAWRLPAMLLQALLGLRGRAGAGFQPQLFWRRVRDLLGALAQVDGVALHRELLALRRVEPLWGLVASEGWRAPLAVLPVASDLGGQAGRQLLVYLAQDPALDLDAWVERQPERAQALCWLARQTRQLSVARWTAALLPPGLSPAQGIVRTWMKLFAGCWLGAEALLQQQLTEVFWQVAFDARSLHLDAPRLLARMAARASQRLDIPLGRLLQAWHAALPGLAHSPWHGAHAWLVQMPQAQPGPAERFVQDHAGRYLAHPRLAEIARHLLWHGQPPGWLEHDGALDLGRLLHDLLHTRRDLLAALLGGIGASPSAPQRLMHHVPFAMLVDALAGWAPARQSLWRQALALHQALECLELPGTERGQRTRGLYLWVLEHALARDWPALAADALLSGVLARLVREQALQPATLLPALAARLDPAAKPLHQALARLAPVVPATPARPLPRRTTLYPPTLPKEPTMTPVYNAGLVIMQTYLPMLFSRVQLVQDRKFVSEAAQLRAVQYLHYVCTGQTETPESHAALNKMLCGVAADTPIEGVFEPTQAEIENCKGMIEAVVANWRAVGQQSVAGMRGNFLIRDGRLEEKQDCWELTVERRPYDVLLNRCPYTFSIIKYYWTPKALRVTWPF; this comes from the coding sequence ATGGCCGTTGAGCACCTGATCGGCCAATGCCGCTGGCAGAGCCGCCTTGACCAGCAGGAGGGCGCCGTCGCCGTACAGGACCGACTCAGCCACTGGAGCCGCGACGTGCTGCCGGCCGTGCTGGACGAAGTGCTCGACGCCTGCTGCCCGGCGCAACGGACCCTGCGCATCGACAGGCTGGAACTGCAACTGGGCGAGATCGCCCTGGAAGCCCTCGAACAGGAACTGCCCAGGCGCCTGGGCCAGGCACTGGGCCAAGCACTGGCCGAGCGGCGGCACGGGCCTGATGATGCCGAAGCAGGCCAGCAATGGCTGGCGCCGGTCGAGGTGCTGGGCGAGCGACTGGGGTGGTTCCTGCGCCACGGCAGCCTGCCTTGGTCGGCGCGCTCAAGCTTTGCGGTGGGCGCTGGGTTCGATGACATGCTCGCCTGCGCAGCGGATACATTGGCCCAGCTGCTTCGCGATCTTGGGCGCAGCGAACCGGTGCGCCGGCGTATCGTCTGGCAACTGGGTGAGGCGCGGGTGCGGGCCATCGTCCAGTTGCTCGAACCGGTGCATGGCGAGGTGGTGTGCCAGCATGCCGAGCAGCTGTTCGAGGTGCAAGCGCGCCGGCAGTTGCTGGCCTCGGGGGAGCGGGGGTTCCGTGACCAGGTATGGCAGGACATCCTCGCCTGGCTGCTGGTTGATCGCGGCAGCCTGTTCAATACCACAAGCTTCGTGCGCGACCTGCTGTGGCGAACCGCTCAGCGCCATGGCCTGGCGGCGCAGGTGTTGCTCGAACAGCTGTACCTCGCAGTCCAGGCCCTGCGTCCGCTGGGTTTCGTGCAGCCGACTTTCTTTACCGCCATCGTCACCTTGCACCGTCAGCAGCCCCGTGACGCCGAGCCTGTGGTGCGGGCCCGCAGCTCGCCTTGGCACACCTGGCAGGCGATGCTGCAGCACGGCCAGGGGCAAGCCCGGCAGGACGGGCGCAGCCTGCGCTACGGCGACCTGTTCGAGGCCCTGGCACGCCAGGACGCTGAGCGCATGACGGCGCTGCTGTACCGGTTCGGTACTGCGGCGTCGGTGCGAGAAGGGCTGCTGCGCCACTTGCAGGCACCGGGGCTGGCCGTGCTGGCACAACTGCTGGCACCACGTGACCATCTGTTCATCCTGGCCCACGTGGCCCATGCCGAGCAGGGTGCGCGGCTGCGCCAGTGGGACGCCCGGGCGGTGTGGCAGCTGTTGCTGGCTTACCTGCTGCTGGCCCGGGGGTCGCGCTTCGACCGCCGGCAACTGGTGCGTGACACCCTGCAGGCACTGGCCCGGCAGTTTGGCTGTGGCCTGCAGGTTTTGCTTGCGCAACTGGTCGACAGCCTGGTGCTGAGCCACCTCGACCCGCAGCGCTTCGAGCTGCTGGGCCTGTTGCGTCAGTTGCAGGGCGAGCTGCCTGTACAGCATCGCTATGAAGCCGGCTTGCTGGCCTACCTGCGTGGCGCGCGGGCAGGTATTCCTGCAACGACGGCCTGGCAGTCGCACCTGGCCTTGCTGCTGACGGGCGTCGACACGACCGCCCGGCAAGGCTTGCGCGAATTGCTGGCCAGCCCGGCGCTGGCCCAGGTCAGTGACCGGCTGTTGAGCGAACGGTTGATGGCGGTGGTTGGCGCGGCTGGCTGGCCACGCCTGGTAGCCTTGATCGAGCCGGCCGCGCTCGGCCCGTGCCGGGGTATCCTGGGCGAGCTGGGCGACGGTCAGCGGCGCGGCTACCTGCCGAGCCTGGCTGGCTTCGACCTGGCCTGGCGCCTGCCGGCCATGTTGTTGCAGGCCTTGCTCGGGCTGCGCGGGAGGGCGGGCGCGGGTTTCCAGCCGCAGCTTTTCTGGCGACGGGTGCGCGACCTGCTGGGCGCCCTGGCCCAGGTCGATGGCGTGGCGCTGCACCGTGAGCTGTTGGCCTTGCGCCGGGTCGAGCCGCTGTGGGGCCTGGTGGCCAGCGAAGGCTGGCGTGCACCGCTGGCGGTTTTGCCTGTGGCCAGTGACCTTGGGGGGCAAGCCGGGCGACAGTTATTGGTGTACTTGGCGCAAGACCCGGCCCTGGACCTGGACGCCTGGGTCGAGCGCCAGCCCGAACGCGCCCAGGCGCTGTGCTGGCTGGCGCGGCAAACACGCCAGCTGTCGGTGGCACGCTGGACGGCGGCGCTGCTGCCGCCGGGCCTGAGCCCCGCACAAGGCATCGTGCGCACCTGGATGAAACTGTTTGCCGGTTGCTGGCTGGGCGCCGAAGCGCTGCTGCAACAACAACTGACCGAGGTGTTCTGGCAGGTCGCCTTCGATGCCCGCAGCCTGCACCTGGATGCCCCGCGGCTGCTGGCCCGCATGGCTGCGCGTGCCAGCCAGCGTCTGGACATTCCCCTGGGCCGGCTGCTACAGGCCTGGCACGCGGCCTTGCCGGGCCTGGCCCATAGCCCCTGGCACGGCGCCCACGCCTGGCTGGTGCAGATGCCCCAGGCCCAACCCGGGCCCGCCGAGCGTTTCGTCCAGGACCATGCCGGGCGTTACCTGGCGCACCCGCGCCTGGCCGAGATCGCCCGCCATCTGCTGTGGCACGGGCAGCCGCCGGGCTGGCTGGAGCATGACGGCGCGCTCGACCTGGGGCGCCTGCTGCATGACCTTCTGCATACCCGGCGCGACCTGCTGGCGGCACTGTTGGGCGGCATTGGCGCCAGCCCCAGTGCCCCCCAGCGGCTGATGCACCATGTGCCGTTCGCCATGCTGGTGGATGCCCTCGCTGGATGGGCTCCGGCACGTCAAAGCCTGTGGCGCCAGGCCCTGGCACTGCACCAGGCGCTCGAGTGCCTGGAGCTGCCCGGTACCGAGCGCGGGCAGCGCACCCGAGGCCTTTACCTGTGGGTGCTGGAGCACGCCCTGGCGCGGGACTGGCCGGCGCTGGCAGCTGATGCGCTGCTCAGTGGCGTACTGGCGCGCCTGGTGCGTGAGCAGGCACTGCAACCAGCCACTTTGCTACCTGCGCTGGCGGCCCGCCTTGACCCGGCCGCCAAACCCCTGCACCAGGCGCTGGCGCGCCTGGCCCCCGTTGTCCCTGCAACCCCGGCCAGGCCTTTGCCGCGCCGGACCACCCTCTATCCCCCAACCCTCCCCAAGGAACCCACCATGACCCCTGTTTACAACGCCGGCCTCGTCATCATGCAGACCTACCTGCCGATGCTCTTTTCACGGGTACAGCTGGTGCAGGACCGCAAGTTCGTCAGTGAGGCTGCCCAGTTACGGGCAGTGCAATACCTGCACTATGTCTGCACCGGGCAGACCGAAACCCCCGAGTCCCATGCTGCGCTCAACAAGATGCTGTGCGGGGTGGCAGCGGATACCCCCATCGAAGGGGTGTTCGAACCCACCCAGGCGGAGATTGAGAACTGCAAAGGGATGATCGAGGCGGTCGTCGCAAACTGGCGCGCCGTTGGCCAGCAAAGTGTCGCCGGCATGCGCGGCAACTTCCTGATCCGCGATGGCCGGTTGGAGGAGAAGCAGGACTGCTGGGAACTGACCGTCGAACGTCGCCCCTATGACGTGTTGCTCAATCGCTGTCCCTACACCTTCTCGATCATCAAGTACTACTGGACGCCCAAGGCGCTTCGGGTCACCTGGCCATTTTGA
- a CDS encoding baseplate J/gp47 family protein, which translates to MGAWAGAGEGAEVTALDPVSCCIDERSQRDRLAFAADFASLVQYYDLDNQPAGDWQRFLLKDPAILMAAISKADPGSFYTTFAPGRLSSNGLLQSAPDPLDVGLCDQLCNLTGNMLVLLDLWYRLLGQASETLVLRAFIENRIEATLGSQLKTLLVLQQALSVQTNGQVRAPQDMDLDLDRFDPLWRRHGQRFDGRSPGSPQQVLRGIYQVVYGVFSQVVDYAGQAFERCRLAATPYPDTALLRVFSRLMESQQAQINRLGREHLDFYYRRVLLQAPQPAQADQVPVCLQLSPKASCLALPAGTAFTAGKAADGSDILYVSEQPQVFDQASVTQLLALSAAAAGQRMSGSLGATLPAAGWAPFEGGDTLRPGFALASPMLLLQAGRRLIDITLGLAGDGFVFADDTRYWLSTAKGWASVVPEPSTAPAPGQLALRIALDASTAPIVACAGLDGIDCPWPMLKVELGASQALQAPPQLLSMTVQVQVEGAGAQVLANDAGPLPGAGSVQPFGPAPVVGQSFYVGSNEWGAKPVTGLGLSLQWEGLPDDLGLYYASYNDYLQACDPPQPALFDNAAFKAEWALRDASGWQVLLDGAGTGASSTPLFPARPLSTFDLALPAGRRFNPDPALAQGALPGLEQGPPGYVRLQLAGPAPAFGHALYGQVLAAVSQANAEALIRQAKARPDGMLTRLRKAIGRAVQALRRWLRRLLHRPVPAPQPAAKDPNALQPLPNPPLSPTLAAVQVGYTASSQTRFPGDADTSPATLYHYAAFGPSLAYATGQPWPADGFPSLVPEAAPGLMLYPAVAGGTWLYLALDNVLAPCSLSLLLALYNPAARALPGPDRLTGYAWSGQGWRALEVLQDGTSNFNRSGIVRLRLPEGLAPSPLLPGAGVWLALCVPPQAQHLSLSWVQAQALNLRRADTSALLPGELPRIVANCISAPQRKIDGLAGVVQPLASRGGRAAEGDAGFGDAAGFYPRVSRRLRHKDRASSQRDYIDMAHEACPSLYHAVLLAGSQPGEVNLGLVNGYASAQEPGAFAPQVAADDLLAIQQHLQRRASAMARIGVDNLSHQRLKVEAQLVLATGADSASVLEALELRLRLYLSPWIAGPQPRMSLAKGLDRAELAEVIAGCQGVQAVVLLKLWLAPLGQGEAQPCPDDPLLPAPGALLVSAAQHALSVAGGSHG; encoded by the coding sequence ATGGGAGCCTGGGCGGGGGCTGGCGAGGGCGCTGAAGTGACGGCGCTGGACCCGGTCAGTTGCTGCATCGACGAGCGCAGCCAGCGTGACCGGCTGGCGTTCGCCGCCGACTTTGCCAGCCTGGTGCAGTACTACGACCTGGACAACCAGCCCGCCGGTGACTGGCAGCGCTTTTTGCTCAAGGACCCGGCCATCCTCATGGCCGCCATCAGCAAGGCCGACCCGGGCAGCTTCTATACCACCTTCGCCCCCGGCCGGCTGAGCAGCAACGGCTTGCTGCAGTCTGCCCCCGACCCGCTGGATGTCGGCCTGTGTGACCAGCTGTGCAACCTGACCGGCAACATGCTGGTGCTGCTCGACCTGTGGTACCGCCTGCTCGGCCAGGCCAGCGAAACGCTGGTGCTGCGGGCATTTATCGAGAACCGCATCGAAGCCACCCTGGGCTCGCAGCTCAAGACCCTGCTGGTGCTGCAGCAGGCCTTGAGCGTGCAGACCAATGGCCAGGTACGGGCACCGCAGGACATGGACCTCGACCTCGACCGCTTCGACCCGCTTTGGCGGCGCCACGGCCAACGCTTCGATGGCCGCAGCCCGGGTAGCCCTCAGCAGGTGCTGCGCGGCATCTACCAGGTGGTCTACGGCGTCTTCAGCCAAGTGGTGGACTACGCCGGGCAAGCCTTCGAGCGCTGCCGCCTGGCCGCGACGCCCTACCCGGACACCGCGTTGTTGCGGGTGTTCAGCCGCCTGATGGAAAGCCAGCAGGCGCAGATCAACCGGCTGGGCCGTGAGCACCTGGACTTCTACTACCGGCGGGTGCTGCTGCAGGCGCCGCAGCCGGCGCAGGCCGATCAGGTACCGGTGTGCCTGCAACTGTCGCCCAAGGCCAGTTGCCTGGCCTTGCCGGCAGGTACAGCGTTCACTGCCGGCAAGGCAGCCGATGGCAGTGACATCCTGTACGTCAGCGAGCAGCCCCAGGTGTTCGACCAGGCCAGTGTCACCCAGCTACTGGCGCTCAGCGCCGCTGCTGCCGGGCAACGAATGAGCGGCTCGCTGGGGGCCACGTTGCCTGCTGCCGGCTGGGCGCCGTTCGAGGGCGGCGACACGCTGCGCCCTGGCTTCGCCCTGGCGTCACCGATGTTGTTGCTGCAAGCCGGGCGCCGATTGATCGACATCACCCTGGGGCTTGCCGGCGACGGATTCGTCTTCGCCGACGATACCCGCTACTGGCTCAGTACTGCCAAGGGCTGGGCCAGTGTTGTGCCGGAGCCGAGCACGGCCCCGGCGCCGGGGCAACTGGCCCTGCGCATTGCCCTGGACGCCAGCACGGCGCCGATCGTCGCCTGCGCCGGGCTCGATGGCATCGACTGTCCGTGGCCGATGCTCAAGGTCGAGCTTGGCGCCAGCCAGGCGTTGCAGGCACCGCCGCAGTTGCTCTCGATGACCGTGCAGGTGCAGGTCGAGGGCGCTGGCGCACAGGTGCTGGCCAACGATGCCGGGCCGTTGCCGGGGGCAGGCAGCGTGCAGCCGTTCGGCCCGGCGCCGGTGGTGGGGCAGAGCTTCTACGTCGGTAGCAACGAGTGGGGCGCCAAGCCCGTAACCGGCCTGGGCCTGAGCCTGCAATGGGAAGGGCTGCCCGACGACCTGGGCCTCTACTACGCAAGTTACAACGACTATTTACAGGCGTGTGACCCGCCTCAGCCTGCGCTGTTCGACAACGCGGCCTTCAAGGCCGAGTGGGCCCTGCGTGATGCCAGCGGCTGGCAGGTGCTGCTCGACGGCGCAGGTACGGGGGCTTCATCCACCCCGTTGTTCCCGGCGCGGCCGCTCAGCACCTTCGACCTGGCCTTGCCCGCGGGCCGGCGCTTCAACCCGGACCCGGCCCTGGCCCAAGGCGCGCTGCCCGGGCTGGAGCAGGGCCCGCCAGGTTATGTTCGCCTGCAACTGGCAGGCCCGGCGCCAGCCTTCGGCCACGCCCTGTACGGCCAGGTGCTGGCCGCTGTCAGCCAGGCCAACGCCGAGGCGCTGATTCGCCAGGCCAAGGCCAGGCCCGACGGCATGCTGACGCGCCTGCGCAAGGCCATCGGCCGCGCGGTACAGGCGCTGCGCCGTTGGTTGCGGCGCCTGCTGCACAGGCCGGTGCCTGCGCCGCAGCCTGCGGCCAAGGACCCCAATGCCCTGCAGCCGCTGCCCAACCCGCCGCTGAGCCCCACCCTGGCAGCGGTTCAGGTCGGCTACACCGCCAGCAGCCAGACGCGCTTCCCAGGGGATGCAGACACCAGCCCGGCTACGCTTTACCACTACGCTGCGTTTGGCCCCTCGCTGGCCTATGCCACTGGGCAGCCCTGGCCGGCAGACGGCTTTCCCAGCCTGGTACCCGAGGCCGCACCGGGCCTGATGCTCTACCCGGCAGTTGCAGGCGGGACCTGGCTGTATCTGGCGCTGGATAACGTGCTGGCGCCCTGCAGCTTGTCCTTGCTGCTGGCCCTGTACAACCCGGCGGCCCGTGCCTTGCCGGGGCCGGACCGGCTCACGGGTTACGCCTGGAGCGGGCAAGGCTGGCGCGCCCTTGAGGTGCTGCAGGATGGCACCAGCAACTTCAACCGCAGCGGCATCGTGCGGCTGCGCCTGCCCGAAGGCCTGGCACCTTCGCCGCTGCTGCCTGGCGCAGGCGTGTGGCTGGCGCTCTGCGTGCCGCCCCAGGCGCAGCATCTTAGCTTGAGCTGGGTGCAGGCCCAGGCCTTGAACCTTCGGCGTGCCGACACCTCGGCACTGTTGCCCGGCGAGCTGCCGCGCATCGTCGCCAACTGCATCAGCGCCCCGCAGCGCAAGATCGACGGCCTGGCCGGCGTGGTGCAGCCATTGGCCTCCAGGGGGGGGCGCGCCGCCGAGGGTGATGCCGGGTTCGGCGATGCTGCAGGTTTCTACCCGCGGGTCAGCCGGCGCCTGCGCCACAAGGACCGGGCCAGCAGCCAGCGGGACTACATCGACATGGCCCATGAAGCCTGCCCAAGCCTTTACCATGCCGTGCTGCTGGCCGGCAGCCAGCCAGGCGAGGTGAACCTGGGCCTGGTCAATGGCTATGCCAGTGCCCAGGAACCTGGGGCCTTCGCACCGCAGGTGGCAGCTGACGACTTGCTGGCGATCCAGCAACACCTGCAACGCCGCGCCAGTGCCATGGCCCGCATCGGCGTCGACAACCTGAGCCACCAGCGCCTCAAGGTCGAGGCTCAGCTGGTGCTGGCCACAGGCGCCGACAGCGCCAGCGTGCTGGAAGCGCTCGAGCTGCGCCTGCGCCTGTACCTTTCACCCTGGATCGCCGGCCCGCAGCCGCGCATGAGCCTGGCCAAGGGCCTGGACCGGGCCGAGCTGGCCGAGGTGATCGCCGGCTGCCAGGGCGTACAGGCTGTCGTGCTACTGAAGTTGTGGCTGGCCCCGTTGGGTCAGGGCGAGGCGCAACCCTGCCCCGATGACCCGTTGTTACCCGCACCCGGCGCGCTGCTGGTCAGTGCCGCGCAACATGCGCTAAGTGTGGCGGGGGGCAGCCATGGCTGA
- a CDS encoding GPW/gp25 family protein, whose translation MAGSSFLGTGWSFPPVFDSASHQLRLSAGVDNINQSIDLLLRTPVGSRPLLPGYGCDLARFVFRRIDATAQEEIVQSVRLTLLNGEPRIAVEQVSVAVQKGGATVTVDIGYRVRSTNTRHNHVFPFSQLEGTNLEALD comes from the coding sequence ATGGCCGGCAGCAGCTTCCTCGGCACCGGCTGGTCATTCCCGCCGGTGTTCGACAGCGCCAGCCACCAGTTGCGCCTGAGCGCTGGCGTGGACAACATCAACCAGTCCATCGACCTGTTGCTGCGCACGCCGGTGGGCAGCCGCCCGCTGTTGCCCGGTTATGGCTGCGACCTGGCCCGTTTTGTATTCCGCCGCATCGATGCCACCGCGCAGGAAGAGATCGTCCAATCGGTACGCCTGACCCTGCTCAACGGCGAGCCGCGTATTGCCGTGGAGCAGGTCAGCGTGGCGGTGCAGAAGGGCGGTGCCACGGTTACGGTGGACATCGGCTACCGGGTGCGCAGCACCAACACCCGGCATAACCACGTATTCCCGTTCTCGCAGCTCGAAGGCACCAACCTCGAGGCGCTGGACTAG
- a CDS encoding PAAR domain-containing protein produces the protein MPPAARLTDFHTCPLMTPGLPPIPHVGGPIIGPGVPTVLIGGLPAAVVGNTCVCVGPPDSIVKGSSSVLIGGLPAARMGDATAHGGTIMLGCFTVMIGG, from the coding sequence ATGCCACCTGCCGCACGTCTTACCGATTTTCACACCTGCCCGTTGATGACCCCAGGCCTGCCGCCGATCCCCCATGTCGGCGGGCCGATCATCGGCCCTGGAGTACCCACCGTGCTGATCGGCGGCCTGCCCGCTGCCGTGGTGGGCAACACCTGCGTCTGCGTCGGCCCGCCCGACAGTATCGTCAAAGGCTCGTCATCGGTGCTGATCGGCGGCTTGCCGGCAGCGCGGATGGGCGATGCCACGGCCCATGGCGGCACCATCATGCTCGGTTGCTTCACCGTGATGATCGGGGGCTGA
- the vgrG gene encoding type VI secretion system tip protein VgrG, translated as MADASTGAVISYAISVNGNAMPGTYPLHGLRIEQAINRIASATLTFLDGSPDEEGFPISASSSFVPGNTVSIALGYDGNNSLVFEGIVVGQSLHVDNQRGPQLQVLCKDPAVKLTVGRKSANFSNQADSDVISQLVAAAGLQASVASTSLKLPTLVQYYATDWDFLVARAEANGLLVSALNGKVKVFDPQADSSPVFTLTYGNDILAFNAQLDAVSQLAQVTATAWSFQDQQLVSASSSASQAGPGNLSSQTLAKVVGLGSYALQTSATESSDELQCWAKAQILRSELAKITGEVRFQGSAKLLPGNYLTLAGLGARFAGDHFVSAVVHEVSDGNWTTEASIGLAAETFTQRHNDIQAPAASGLLPGTQGLFNGTVGKICDDPDGEYRIFVEVALFDQAASGLWARMANFYSTSGQGTFFLPEVGDEVILGFLNQDPRYPVILGSLYSQKRKPFGQFTPDQQNSLKGIVSKSELRLLFDDQNKILTVQTPGGNSVVLDDQHQQVQVKDQNGNSLLMSGSGMTLKSGGDITLQADGKLNLKGTSGITMQSSGGDIQQQALNIKHNADMQLTAKGGMSAQLQAGMDLTLKATMVMIN; from the coding sequence ATGGCTGACGCTTCGACGGGTGCCGTGATCAGCTACGCCATCTCGGTCAATGGTAATGCCATGCCCGGCACATACCCGCTGCATGGCCTGCGCATCGAGCAGGCCATCAACCGCATCGCCAGCGCCACGCTGACCTTCCTTGATGGCAGCCCGGACGAGGAGGGCTTTCCCATCAGCGCCTCGTCCAGCTTCGTGCCGGGCAATACCGTAAGCATCGCGCTGGGCTACGACGGCAACAACAGCCTGGTATTCGAGGGCATCGTGGTAGGCCAGTCGCTGCATGTGGACAACCAGCGCGGCCCGCAGCTGCAAGTGCTGTGCAAGGACCCTGCGGTGAAGCTCACCGTGGGCCGCAAGAGCGCCAATTTCAGCAACCAGGCCGACAGCGACGTGATCAGCCAGCTAGTCGCTGCGGCCGGCCTGCAAGCCTCGGTCGCCAGCACCTCGCTGAAGCTGCCGACCCTGGTGCAGTACTACGCCACCGACTGGGATTTCCTGGTGGCCCGCGCCGAAGCCAACGGCCTGCTGGTCAGTGCCCTGAACGGCAAGGTCAAGGTGTTCGACCCGCAGGCTGACAGCAGCCCGGTGTTCACGCTCACCTACGGCAACGACATCCTCGCGTTCAACGCGCAACTCGACGCGGTCAGCCAACTGGCCCAGGTCACCGCCACGGCCTGGAGCTTCCAGGACCAACAGCTGGTCAGCGCCTCGAGCAGCGCCAGCCAGGCCGGCCCCGGCAACCTCAGCAGCCAGACCCTGGCCAAGGTAGTCGGCCTGGGCAGCTACGCCCTGCAGACCTCGGCCACCGAAAGCAGCGACGAGCTGCAGTGCTGGGCCAAGGCGCAGATACTGCGCAGCGAACTGGCCAAGATCACCGGCGAAGTGCGTTTTCAGGGCAGCGCCAAGCTGCTGCCCGGCAACTACCTGACCCTAGCAGGCCTTGGGGCACGTTTTGCCGGCGATCACTTCGTCAGCGCCGTGGTGCACGAGGTCAGCGACGGCAACTGGACCACCGAGGCCAGCATTGGCCTTGCCGCCGAAACCTTCACCCAGCGTCATAACGACATTCAGGCGCCAGCCGCCAGCGGCCTGCTGCCCGGTACCCAGGGGCTGTTCAACGGCACCGTCGGCAAGATTTGCGACGACCCCGACGGCGAGTATCGCATCTTCGTCGAGGTGGCGCTGTTCGACCAGGCCGCCAGCGGCCTGTGGGCGCGCATGGCGAACTTCTACTCGACCAGTGGCCAGGGCACGTTCTTCCTGCCGGAGGTGGGCGACGAGGTGATCCTCGGTTTCCTCAACCAGGACCCGCGCTACCCGGTGATCCTTGGCAGCCTTTACAGCCAGAAGCGCAAGCCGTTCGGCCAGTTCACCCCGGACCAGCAGAACAGCCTCAAGGGCATCGTCAGCAAGAGCGAGCTGCGCTTGTTGTTCGACGACCAGAACAAGATCCTCACCGTGCAGACCCCGGGCGGCAACAGCGTGGTGCTGGACGACCAGCACCAGCAGGTGCAGGTCAAGGACCAGAACGGCAACTCGCTGTTGATGTCCGGCAGCGGCATGACCCTCAAGAGCGGCGGCGACATCACCTTGCAGGCCGACGGCAAGCTCAACCTCAAGGGCACCAGCGGCATAACCATGCAAAGCAGCGGCGGCGACATCCAGCAGCAGGCCTTGAACATCAAGCACAACGCCGACATGCAACTGACCGCCAAGGGCGGCATGAGCGCGCAGTTGCAGGCCGGCATGGACCTGACCCTCAAGGCCACCATGGTCATGATCAACTGA
- a CDS encoding CIS tube protein: MGNMKLVAYSDEKYTAKVPGGSYEVMLNPEKLQWGRQVQYNEEAALDSSAPSAKYNKTPSETLSFELVIDCTGVVDDSRVDLPTEIANLSKVVYDYNGSIHRPNYVSVNWGGGLAFRGVLTSLSTSYTLFKPDGTPLRARLSLAFISYIDAQTLANKDDKSSPDMTHQVRVVDGDSLAQIVAGIYGEPGYYIQVARFNQLDKFRRLKTGQVLSVPPLKPQEAING, translated from the coding sequence ATGGGCAACATGAAGCTGGTCGCCTACAGCGACGAGAAGTACACCGCAAAGGTGCCCGGGGGCAGCTACGAAGTCATGCTCAACCCCGAGAAGCTGCAGTGGGGGCGCCAGGTGCAGTACAACGAGGAGGCCGCGCTGGATAGCAGTGCGCCCTCGGCCAAGTACAACAAGACCCCCAGCGAAACCCTGAGCTTCGAGCTGGTGATCGACTGCACCGGCGTAGTGGATGACAGCCGTGTCGATCTGCCCACCGAAATCGCCAACCTGAGCAAGGTGGTCTACGACTACAACGGCAGCATCCACCGGCCCAACTATGTCTCGGTCAATTGGGGCGGCGGGCTGGCCTTTCGCGGCGTGCTCACCTCGCTGAGCACCAGCTACACCCTGTTCAAGCCCGACGGCACGCCGCTGCGCGCGCGCCTGTCGCTGGCGTTCATTTCCTACATCGACGCCCAGACCCTGGCCAACAAGGACGACAAGTCGTCCCCAGACATGACCCACCAGGTACGGGTGGTCGATGGCGACAGCCTGGCGCAGATCGTCGCCGGCATCTATGGCGAGCCGGGCTACTACATCCAGGTGGCGCGCTTCAACCAACTCGACAAATTCCGTCGGCTCAAGACTGGGCAAGTGCTCAGCGTGCCGCCGCTCAAACCCCAGGAGGCCATCAATGGCTGA
- a CDS encoding DUF5908 family protein: MPVEIRELVIHTSIVSRPEREAPALDGQRLAQLKQSIVQECLKALREQHGARRGER, encoded by the coding sequence ATGCCTGTGGAAATACGCGAGCTGGTAATCCATACCAGCATCGTCTCGCGCCCCGAGCGCGAAGCGCCGGCGCTGGACGGCCAGCGCCTGGCACAACTGAAGCAGAGCATCGTCCAGGAATGCCTCAAGGCATTGCGCGAACAGCACGGCGCTCGCCGTGGCGAACGTTGA